The following are encoded together in the Bradymonas sediminis genome:
- the hisC gene encoding histidinol-phosphate transaminase: MKPLVSPYIMQVKPYVAGKPIEELQRELGLSDIIKLASNENPLGTSEKVREVVRKSAERLHIYPDGAAFELKQAICDFHGVQMNEVATGAGSDELLMLAIDTFIDAGASPKDQGVVAEYSFGSYPISLIGHGAEVVTAPGLDGFQVDVDAMIAACGDATKLLFLANPNNPTGTYVSEDKLRKLLVEVPEHVVVVIDEAYHDYIQADDYATALDFRDLRERLIITRTFSKCYGLAGLRVGYAVSTPEITDVMNRIRKPFNTSLVAQEAAIAALADREFVAESVRVNNEGRAQYEKGFAQMKELGLEWVPSQTNFMLVKLPVPGRAVYDAMLALGVILRPMDGYGLPNYLRISIGTQAENARCLRGLKEVIPTLCAQGVDA, translated from the coding sequence ATGAAGCCACTTGTCTCACCCTATATTATGCAGGTTAAACCCTATGTCGCGGGCAAGCCGATCGAGGAGCTTCAGCGCGAGTTGGGCCTGAGCGATATCATCAAATTGGCCAGCAATGAGAACCCGCTTGGGACCAGCGAGAAGGTGCGCGAGGTGGTGCGAAAATCGGCCGAGCGCCTTCATATTTATCCGGACGGCGCGGCCTTTGAGCTCAAGCAGGCGATCTGTGATTTCCACGGCGTTCAGATGAACGAGGTCGCCACCGGGGCGGGCTCCGACGAGCTCTTGATGCTCGCCATCGACACCTTTATCGACGCGGGCGCGTCGCCCAAAGACCAGGGTGTGGTGGCCGAGTATTCCTTCGGCTCCTACCCCATCTCGCTTATCGGCCACGGCGCAGAAGTTGTGACCGCGCCGGGTCTCGACGGCTTTCAGGTCGACGTGGACGCGATGATCGCGGCCTGCGGCGACGCCACGAAATTGCTCTTCTTGGCCAACCCCAATAATCCCACCGGCACCTATGTCTCCGAAGACAAGCTGCGCAAATTGCTCGTCGAAGTGCCCGAGCATGTCGTGGTGGTGATCGATGAGGCTTATCACGACTATATTCAGGCCGATGACTACGCCACGGCCCTGGATTTTCGCGACCTGCGCGAGCGCCTGATCATCACGCGCACCTTCAGTAAATGCTACGGGCTGGCCGGGCTTCGGGTCGGCTATGCGGTGAGCACGCCCGAGATTACCGACGTGATGAACCGCATCCGCAAACCCTTTAATACGAGCCTGGTCGCCCAAGAGGCGGCCATCGCGGCGCTGGCGGACCGCGAATTTGTCGCCGAGTCGGTGCGCGTTAATAATGAGGGTCGCGCGCAATATGAGAAGGGCTTTGCGCAGATGAAGGAGCTCGGCCTTGAGTGGGTGCCGAGCCAGACCAACTTTATGTTGGTGAAGTTGCCCGTCCCGGGGCGCGCGGTCTATGACGCGATGCTCGCCCTCGGCGTGATTTTGCGCCCGATGGATGGCTACGGATTGCCGAATTATTTGAGAATTTCAATTGGAACACAGGCCGAAAATGCGCGCTGCTTGCGCGGGTTGAAAGAGGTCATCCCCACGCTTTGTGCGCAAGGAGTAGATGCATGA
- the cmk gene encoding (d)CMP kinase gives MIVAIDGPAGAGKSTIARRVARRLDFQLIDTGAIYRTVAWRAVEAEMNLEDAPAIAELAASLHFDFKRDEQGENRLICDGRVMGNEIRTPEISLASSQISSHPELRQALLQIQRDLGERASSVLEGRDIGTVVFPRADVKIFLTASNEIRAQRRVDQMRERGEAAELEQVLAEIVERDRRDSERAAAPLKRADDAVDIDTSTLDIDQVVAKILEVVTNGGFADQR, from the coding sequence ATGATTGTAGCCATCGACGGGCCGGCTGGCGCCGGGAAATCGACCATCGCGCGCCGCGTCGCGCGGCGCCTGGACTTCCAACTTATCGACACCGGCGCGATCTATCGCACGGTCGCCTGGCGCGCGGTCGAGGCCGAGATGAACCTCGAAGACGCCCCGGCCATCGCCGAATTGGCGGCGTCGCTTCATTTCGACTTCAAGCGCGACGAGCAGGGCGAGAATCGCCTGATCTGCGACGGTCGGGTGATGGGCAATGAGATTCGCACGCCCGAGATCAGCCTGGCGTCGAGCCAAATCTCGAGCCACCCGGAGCTTCGCCAGGCGCTGCTGCAGATCCAGCGCGACCTGGGCGAGCGTGCGTCCAGCGTGTTGGAGGGGCGAGATATCGGCACGGTGGTCTTTCCCAGGGCCGACGTGAAGATCTTTTTGACCGCGTCCAATGAGATTCGCGCCCAGCGCCGGGTCGACCAGATGCGCGAGCGCGGCGAGGCCGCTGAGCTGGAGCAGGTCCTGGCCGAGATCGTCGAGCGCGACCGCCGCGACTCCGAGCGCGCCGCCGCGCCGCTCAAGCGCGCCGATGACGCCGTCGACATTGACACGTCGACGCTCGATATCGACCAGGTCGTGGCGAAAATACTCGAGGTGGTCACCAATGGCGGGTTTGCAGATCAGCGCTGA
- the galU gene encoding UTP--glucose-1-phosphate uridylyltransferase GalU — MNKKPVRKAVIPVAGFGTRLLPVTKAVPKELLPIVDLPAIQVIVEECIQSGIEEVIFITGRGKGGIEDHFDYNYELESLLEERGKLKELERVREISGMIRTIAVRQKKPLGLGHAIFCARELVGDEHFMVLLPDDIISSTPTCTRQMIDVFERYGQAVVSLMRVPKTQTHHYGIVTGEAWSPGLHRIRTLVEKPAPEIAPSDLAIIGRYLLPPDIFKYLEGARPDESGEIQLTDALARLARERALVGFEFEGLRHDVGDKLGFLTANISYGLQHPEIGPRFREYMKERIAAGDFD, encoded by the coding sequence ATGAATAAAAAACCCGTACGCAAGGCTGTTATCCCTGTCGCTGGCTTCGGAACGCGCTTACTTCCGGTGACCAAAGCGGTGCCCAAAGAGCTGCTTCCCATCGTCGACCTTCCGGCCATTCAGGTCATCGTCGAGGAGTGCATTCAGTCCGGGATCGAAGAGGTCATCTTCATCACGGGGCGCGGCAAGGGCGGGATCGAGGACCATTTCGACTATAATTACGAGCTTGAGAGCCTGCTGGAGGAGCGCGGAAAGCTCAAAGAGCTTGAGCGTGTGCGCGAGATCAGCGGCATGATTCGCACGATCGCGGTGCGCCAGAAGAAGCCTCTTGGGCTGGGCCACGCCATCTTCTGCGCGCGTGAGTTGGTCGGCGACGAGCATTTTATGGTGCTGCTGCCCGACGATATTATCTCCAGCACGCCCACCTGTACTCGCCAGATGATCGACGTCTTTGAGCGTTACGGACAGGCGGTCGTGAGCCTGATGCGCGTGCCCAAGACACAGACCCATCATTATGGCATCGTCACCGGCGAGGCCTGGTCGCCCGGGCTGCACCGTATTCGCACGTTGGTCGAGAAGCCGGCGCCCGAGATCGCGCCCTCCGACCTGGCGATTATCGGCCGCTATTTGCTGCCGCCAGATATCTTCAAATATCTCGAAGGCGCGCGCCCCGATGAGTCCGGCGAGATTCAGCTCACCGACGCCCTCGCTCGCCTCGCGCGTGAGCGCGCTCTGGTCGGCTTTGAGTTCGAGGGCCTGCGCCACGACGTCGGCGATAAGCTCGGATTCCTGACCGCGAATATCAGCTACGGCCTGCAGCATCCCGAGATCGGTCCGCGCTTTCGTGAGTATATGAAGGAGCGCATCGCTGCTGGAGATTTCGATTGA